The Nocardia arthritidis genome has a window encoding:
- a CDS encoding class I SAM-dependent methyltransferase codes for METVFDPVSFKRTQRATWNAISAGWLSCQDDFETGGAAVTARLLELAGVGAGQRVLDVGTGTGQPALTAASVVGPTGRVIGIDLAPEMIARARDRGDGLGQVEFVVGDVETLEFPSAAFDVVLSRWGLMFAVDRVAMFRTLARVLVPGGVLAAAVWAEPALAPMMSLGFRVIAERLGLPPGPPGAPGPFSMADPEAVTAELTEAGFGAVVVTRFQVPFVLESPDRYVEFSKVVSPPSLKDMLRERFGSADDPRTWAAVGAAVEPYRGPDGAVSLPSTALLLRAVAPIG; via the coding sequence ATGGAAACGGTCTTCGATCCGGTGAGCTTCAAGCGAACCCAGCGCGCCACCTGGAACGCGATCAGCGCGGGATGGCTGTCGTGCCAGGACGATTTCGAGACCGGTGGCGCGGCGGTGACCGCGCGACTGCTCGAACTCGCCGGGGTGGGTGCGGGTCAGCGGGTGCTCGATGTCGGCACCGGCACCGGTCAACCCGCGCTGACCGCGGCGTCCGTGGTCGGTCCCACCGGACGGGTCATCGGTATCGACCTCGCGCCCGAGATGATCGCCCGCGCCCGGGATCGGGGCGACGGACTCGGCCAGGTGGAATTCGTGGTCGGCGATGTCGAGACGCTGGAATTCCCTTCCGCCGCTTTCGATGTCGTGCTCAGCAGGTGGGGGCTGATGTTCGCGGTCGATCGGGTGGCCATGTTCCGGACGCTGGCGCGGGTACTCGTGCCCGGGGGGGTGCTGGCCGCCGCGGTGTGGGCCGAACCGGCGCTGGCGCCGATGATGTCGCTCGGTTTCCGGGTGATCGCCGAACGACTCGGCCTGCCGCCGGGCCCGCCGGGTGCGCCGGGCCCGTTCAGCATGGCCGACCCGGAGGCGGTGACCGCGGAACTGACCGAGGCCGGCTTCGGCGCGGTCGTCGTCACCCGCTTCCAGGTGCCGTTCGTACTCGAATCACCGGACCGCTACGTCGAATTCAGCAAGGTGGTCAGCCCGCCCAGTCTGAAGGACATGCTGCGGGAGCGGTTCGGCAGCGCGGATGATCCGCGGACCTGGGCCGCGGTCGGTGCGGCCGTCGAACCCTATCGCGGGCCGGACGGCGCGGTGTCTCTGCCGAGTACCGCCCTGTTGCTGCGGGCAGTCGCACCGATCGGCTGA
- a CDS encoding aminotransferase class V-fold PLP-dependent enzyme: MADLMNMGKISSSALGEVIRDDFPILRRRFGVHPLTYLDNAATTQKPQAVLDALVDYYSGVNSNIGRGYYQLSMAATDAYEHARETVRRTINARYPHEIVFTPGTTASVNLLADTFGRAVVTAGDEVVVTGMEHNSNMLPWRRLCERTGARLVVVAVEADGRVDPVRFAAALGPRVRLAAVAHVSNVLGTVNPVRTLIEYAHRHGIPVVVDGAQAVPHRPVDVRELDADFYCFSGHKVYGPMGIGVLYGRAELLSALQPYQVGGGTVKGVTLDEPVAYVPAPARLEAGTPHVAGAVGLAAALDYLAGLGWDEIRYHDEYLVRTAVEVLAGVPRVQVLGDPAADPNGIVSLVVDGIHPYDVGGHLDRHGVAVRSGVHCANVFVDTFEVVGTVRLSFGIYNTEAEIDLVRRALTTVEPGVWTKEHPAERFLAVDPAAESHR; encoded by the coding sequence GTGGCCGATCTGATGAATATGGGAAAGATCAGTTCCTCGGCACTGGGCGAGGTGATTCGCGACGACTTTCCAATTCTGCGGCGGCGCTTCGGCGTACATCCGCTCACCTATCTGGACAATGCCGCGACGACGCAGAAGCCGCAGGCCGTACTGGATGCGCTGGTGGACTACTACAGCGGCGTCAACAGCAATATCGGCCGGGGCTATTACCAGCTGAGCATGGCCGCCACCGACGCGTACGAGCACGCGCGCGAGACGGTGCGCCGCACGATCAACGCGCGGTACCCGCACGAAATCGTCTTCACCCCCGGCACGACGGCGTCGGTGAACCTGCTCGCCGACACCTTCGGCCGGGCGGTGGTCACGGCCGGTGACGAGGTGGTCGTCACCGGTATGGAACACAATTCGAACATGCTGCCGTGGCGGCGGCTCTGCGAGCGCACCGGGGCTCGACTGGTCGTGGTGGCGGTCGAAGCCGACGGTCGAGTGGATCCGGTGCGCTTCGCCGCCGCGCTCGGCCCCAGGGTGCGGCTCGCCGCGGTCGCGCACGTGTCGAATGTCCTCGGGACGGTGAATCCGGTCCGGACGCTGATCGAATACGCGCACCGGCACGGCATACCGGTGGTGGTCGACGGCGCGCAGGCGGTGCCGCACCGGCCGGTGGACGTCCGCGAACTGGATGCGGATTTCTACTGCTTCTCCGGACACAAGGTCTACGGCCCGATGGGTATCGGCGTGCTGTACGGCCGGGCCGAGCTGCTGTCCGCACTCCAGCCGTACCAGGTGGGCGGCGGAACCGTGAAGGGCGTGACCCTCGACGAACCCGTGGCGTATGTGCCGGCGCCCGCGCGGCTGGAGGCGGGTACACCGCATGTCGCGGGTGCCGTCGGCCTGGCCGCGGCGCTCGACTACCTCGCCGGGCTCGGCTGGGACGAAATCCGTTATCACGACGAGTATTTGGTGCGCACCGCGGTCGAGGTACTGGCGGGCGTGCCCCGGGTGCAGGTGCTCGGCGATCCGGCCGCCGACCCGAACGGCATCGTCTCGCTGGTCGTCGACGGCATCCACCCCTACGACGTCGGCGGCCACCTGGACCGGCACGGTGTCGCGGTGCGCAGCGGGGTGCACTGCGCCAACGTCTTCGTCGACACCTTCGAGGTGGTCGGCACCGTGCGTCTGTCCTTCGGGATCTACAACACCGAAGCGGAGATCGATCTGGTGCGCCGCGCGCTGACCACCGTTGAACCCGGTGTATGGACGAAAGAGCATCCCGCCGAACGGTTTCTGGCCGTCGACCCGGCCGCCGAAAGCCATCGATGA
- a CDS encoding crotonobetainyl-CoA--carnitine CoA-transferase: MGVDLGNRAQAYIDRYLPGSGPGIAALATYRLSWDEQFCRRVAMYFEHAPPLSWDARLAERYARFKRENLRQYRMIVDSGIAVRPWLGTGQPYGGSAQLRQSVRADSVLYVYLTTTAHGPGPAAGDHPMLEPSGVVVDGVEFRHNDLFRAVHDIFGHVLSRSGFGPRGEFMAAFCHLGMYSAAVHPVVFTEHVAQICWYFYGPRAHEGRYPLQKVFEFPPDYLDRFRNLFTPPSREPGRDTS; encoded by the coding sequence GTGGGCGTTGATCTGGGCAATCGCGCACAGGCCTATATCGACAGATATCTGCCTGGCAGCGGGCCCGGTATCGCGGCGCTCGCCACCTACCGGCTGTCTTGGGACGAACAGTTCTGCCGCCGGGTCGCCATGTATTTCGAGCATGCGCCGCCCTTGTCTTGGGACGCACGCCTGGCCGAGCGTTATGCGCGGTTCAAACGGGAGAATTTGCGGCAGTACCGAATGATCGTCGACTCGGGTATCGCCGTGCGGCCGTGGCTCGGCACGGGACAGCCGTACGGTGGCTCGGCGCAGTTGCGGCAGTCGGTGCGCGCCGATTCCGTGCTGTACGTCTATTTGACGACTACGGCGCACGGGCCCGGCCCCGCAGCGGGTGACCATCCGATGCTCGAACCGTCCGGTGTCGTGGTCGACGGTGTCGAGTTCCGGCACAACGACCTGTTCAGGGCCGTGCACGACATCTTCGGACATGTGTTGTCCCGCAGCGGATTCGGGCCGCGCGGTGAGTTCATGGCGGCGTTCTGCCATCTGGGAATGTATTCCGCGGCGGTCCATCCGGTGGTGTTCACCGAGCACGTCGCACAGATCTGCTGGTACTTCTACGGCCCGCGCGCGCACGAGGGCCGGTACCCGCTCCAGAAGGTGTTCGAGTTCCCGCCGGATTATCTGGATCGGTTCCGTAACTTGTTCACTCCACCGAGCCGAGAACCGGGCCGGGATACCTCCTAG
- a CDS encoding ABC1 kinase family protein: MRTRFALTVRAARIIGTVVAVLVTALPGGLIQRMRHGRAAGGRHIRRRLVALLMLLGPTFVKAGQVLGTRRDLLPSTLCDELSLLQDSVAPLDAEQTAIALAEAYGSEVDDVFAELDPQPVASGSVASVYRGRLRSGQDVAVKLRRPGIERTMSADLALIRGGAALVARLPVFRGVPVEEVVANMAGAVLGQLDFEREADNLRRLRKNLSEVPRVWVPKVYPEACRPRCIVMEFIPDLAVDTAERCSPATRKRLAASGMAAMYQMLFVDGFVHCDMHPGNLYFTRSAQAVVLDAGFSVQLTDRLRRLFAEFFMNMAIGRGTHAAEIVIQSATRLAEDADLDGFTVRMADLVMRSHGQSAQEFSLIAFAMEMFDLMRRFGIHAAPELVFPLLSLLVIEGAIRRLDPDMDFQEAAKPQLMRGLFGEGDIRGR; the protein is encoded by the coding sequence ATGCGAACCCGATTCGCGCTCACGGTGCGCGCCGCGCGCATCATCGGCACCGTGGTCGCGGTGCTGGTTACCGCGCTGCCGGGTGGGCTGATTCAGCGGATGCGCCATGGTCGCGCGGCGGGCGGTCGGCATATCCGGCGCCGGCTGGTCGCGCTGTTGATGCTGCTCGGACCGACCTTCGTCAAGGCGGGGCAGGTGCTCGGCACCCGGCGCGACCTGCTGCCGTCCACACTCTGTGACGAACTGTCGCTGCTGCAGGATTCGGTGGCGCCGCTGGATGCGGAGCAGACGGCGATCGCGCTGGCCGAGGCGTACGGGTCCGAGGTCGACGACGTTTTCGCCGAGCTCGATCCGCAACCGGTCGCCTCGGGCAGCGTGGCGTCGGTGTATCGGGGGCGGCTGCGTTCGGGGCAGGATGTCGCGGTCAAACTGCGCAGGCCGGGTATCGAGCGGACCATGTCGGCGGATCTGGCGCTGATCCGGGGTGGCGCGGCCTTGGTCGCGCGGCTGCCGGTATTTCGCGGCGTTCCGGTGGAGGAGGTCGTCGCGAATATGGCCGGCGCCGTGCTCGGCCAACTCGATTTCGAACGGGAGGCCGACAATCTGCGCCGCCTCCGCAAGAATTTGTCCGAGGTGCCTCGCGTCTGGGTGCCCAAGGTCTATCCCGAGGCGTGCCGTCCGCGCTGCATCGTCATGGAATTCATTCCGGATCTCGCGGTGGATACCGCCGAGCGTTGTTCGCCCGCCACGCGAAAGCGTCTGGCCGCCTCCGGTATGGCCGCGATGTATCAGATGCTGTTCGTCGACGGGTTCGTGCACTGCGATATGCATCCGGGCAATCTGTATTTCACGCGCAGCGCCCAGGCCGTGGTGTTGGACGCCGGATTCAGCGTGCAGCTCACCGACCGGCTGCGCCGATTGTTCGCCGAATTCTTCATGAATATGGCGATCGGGCGCGGTACGCACGCGGCCGAAATCGTGATACAGAGCGCCACCCGGCTGGCCGAGGACGCCGACCTCGACGGATTCACTGTAAGGATGGCCGATCTGGTGATGCGCAGCCACGGTCAGTCCGCCCAGGAGTTCAGCCTGATCGCGTTTGCCATGGAGATGTTCGATCTGATGCGCCGCTTCGGCATTCACGCGGCGCCCGAGCTGGTATTTCCGCTGCTTTCGCTGCTGGTGATCGAGGGCGCGATCCGGCGGCTCGATCCGGATATGGATTTCCAGGAGGCGGCCAAACCGCAGCTCATGCGTGGCCTGTTCGGCGAGGGAGATATTCGTGGGCGTTGA
- a CDS encoding adenosine deaminase family protein gives MVFTDSPDGRGPLGDDASSALLASLPKVELHVHLLGSAAVDAVAGLAACRPEAGVPADPDKLRRYFRFTDFAHFLEVYTALNRLVTSGSAIVALVCGLGDQLAADSVRYAEVTVTPLSHLRVGIPDDELAQALSAGRRLVAERHGIHLNWIFDVAADDGAAGAFATLDWILRQQPDGTVGFGLGGPEAGAPRRLFRAAFDKARANGLHAVPHAGETSDAGEIWSAACDLGAERIGHGIRAVGDRALLDHLADRGITLEVCPSSNVCTGAVPGIGEHPLPALLAAGVPITLGSDDPALFATSLNREYRLCHEEFDIPPTGLFDIVASGIDAAFCPPWLARDLHRDLAQARRRFDRQQRVG, from the coding sequence ATGGTTTTTACCGATTCCCCTGACGGACGAGGGCCGCTCGGTGACGATGCGTCGTCGGCGCTGCTCGCATCCCTGCCGAAGGTGGAACTGCATGTGCACCTGCTCGGCTCGGCCGCGGTGGATGCCGTCGCCGGGCTGGCCGCATGCCGGCCGGAGGCGGGGGTGCCCGCCGATCCGGACAAACTGCGCCGATACTTCCGGTTCACCGATTTCGCGCATTTCCTCGAGGTGTATACCGCGCTAAACAGATTGGTGACCAGCGGATCGGCGATCGTGGCGCTGGTGTGCGGACTCGGCGATCAGCTGGCGGCCGATAGCGTCCGGTACGCGGAGGTGACGGTCACCCCGCTGTCGCACCTGCGCGTGGGTATTCCGGATGACGAACTCGCGCAGGCGCTTTCGGCGGGCCGCCGCCTCGTCGCCGAACGTCACGGCATTCACCTGAACTGGATATTCGACGTGGCCGCCGACGACGGCGCCGCCGGAGCGTTCGCCACCCTGGACTGGATACTGCGGCAGCAGCCGGATGGCACGGTGGGTTTCGGGCTCGGCGGCCCGGAGGCGGGCGCGCCCCGGCGGCTGTTCCGCGCCGCGTTCGACAAGGCGAGGGCGAACGGGCTGCATGCCGTTCCGCATGCCGGGGAAACCTCCGATGCCGGCGAAATCTGGTCGGCCGCTTGCGATCTCGGGGCGGAGCGGATCGGGCACGGGATTCGCGCGGTCGGCGACCGCGCCCTGCTCGACCATCTGGCGGATCGAGGGATCACCCTCGAGGTCTGCCCGTCGTCGAATGTGTGCACCGGCGCGGTGCCGGGCATCGGCGAGCATCCGCTGCCCGCACTGCTCGCCGCCGGTGTCCCGATCACGCTCGGCAGCGACGATCCCGCGCTGTTCGCCACCTCGCTGAACCGCGAATATCGGCTCTGCCACGAGGAATTCGATATTCCGCCGACCGGCCTGTTCGACATCGTCGCATCCGGGATCGATGCCGCGTTCTGCCCGCCGTGGCTGGCGCGGGACTTGCACCGCGACCTCGCACAGGCGCGTCGGCGTTTCGATCGGCAACAGAGAGTGGGGTGA
- a CDS encoding aminotransferase class V-fold PLP-dependent enzyme, which produces MNGAVDSLSYPAATMTAEPPSSLRTASWAEIRRLFALDPAAIHLNTGTVGVMPYAVLDTVDRVTRQWAGGIGDVYPPGMYPNHRATIAHAYGVDQDEMVITHNATEGVARVIHGLDLHAGDEVVTTTHECYSVLSNFNLLRNRFGITLRTITLPTGYDARAEEIIDLFAAAITPRTKVLAFAGITLFTGTRLPMRALCELAHRHGLITVIDGALLPGMLDLDMRAIGADFISCSGSKFQCGPLGTGLLYVRNKIHPEHNPLPLPTFWPIISTWYPMKGSPPPRTRTGVESDNIGDYLQSAGSASIARGAALAAACDMWDEIGRDRIERRIMALAEYARDRIAERFGREAMYSPGADPRLRSPLIAFHPFRRREDAWNVKKIHEFTMRLQREHRLFTRWTEFDVAGSPHQYYASRITTHIFNDQDDIDKAVGIMARLAEEMS; this is translated from the coding sequence GTGAACGGCGCTGTCGATTCCCTCTCGTATCCGGCGGCCACGATGACCGCCGAACCGCCGTCGAGCCTGCGCACCGCGTCGTGGGCCGAAATCCGCCGGTTGTTCGCACTGGATCCGGCGGCCATCCATCTCAACACCGGCACCGTCGGCGTCATGCCCTATGCCGTACTCGACACCGTCGACCGGGTGACCAGGCAGTGGGCCGGCGGCATCGGTGACGTGTATCCGCCGGGGATGTATCCGAACCACCGAGCCACCATTGCCCACGCCTACGGTGTCGACCAGGACGAAATGGTGATCACCCACAATGCGACCGAAGGCGTCGCGCGGGTCATCCACGGTCTGGATCTACACGCGGGCGACGAGGTCGTCACCACCACGCACGAGTGCTACTCGGTGCTGTCCAACTTCAACCTGCTGCGCAACCGTTTCGGCATCACGCTGCGCACGATCACCCTGCCGACCGGTTACGACGCGCGCGCCGAGGAGATCATCGATCTGTTCGCGGCGGCGATCACCCCGCGCACGAAAGTCCTTGCCTTCGCCGGGATCACGCTGTTCACCGGCACCAGACTCCCGATGCGCGCGCTGTGCGAACTCGCCCACCGGCACGGGCTGATCACGGTGATCGACGGCGCACTGCTGCCCGGCATGCTCGATCTGGATATGCGCGCGATCGGCGCCGACTTCATCTCCTGCTCCGGCTCCAAATTCCAGTGCGGTCCGCTCGGCACCGGACTTCTCTACGTGCGCAACAAGATTCATCCGGAACACAATCCACTGCCGCTGCCGACGTTCTGGCCGATCATCTCCACCTGGTACCCGATGAAGGGCAGCCCGCCGCCGCGCACCAGAACCGGCGTCGAGAGCGACAATATCGGCGATTACCTGCAGAGCGCGGGCAGCGCGAGCATCGCGCGCGGCGCCGCACTCGCCGCCGCCTGCGATATGTGGGACGAGATCGGCCGCGACCGGATCGAACGCCGGATCATGGCCCTCGCCGAATACGCCCGCGACCGCATCGCCGAACGGTTCGGGCGGGAGGCGATGTACTCCCCCGGCGCCGACCCCCGGCTGCGGTCACCGCTCATCGCTTTCCATCCGTTCCGCCGCCGCGAAGATGCGTGGAACGTCAAGAAGATTCACGAATTCACCATGCGACTACAGCGCGAGCATCGGCTCTTCACCAGGTGGACCGAATTCGACGTCGCCGGGTCGCCGCATCAGTACTACGCCTCGCGTATCACCACCCATATCTTCAACGACCAGGACGATATCGATAAGGCCGTCGGCATCATGGCCCGGCTCGCCGAGGAGATGTCGTGA